One genomic segment of Accipiter gentilis chromosome 29, bAccGen1.1, whole genome shotgun sequence includes these proteins:
- the CSF1 gene encoding macrophage colony-stimulating factor 1 isoform X2 produces the protein MPRLGAKVCLLRCTLLSSLLLLLVCSIHETEQNSYCQQIITEKHLAELEELADTQMQHPGRVSFKFINKMQLNDSVCYVKAAFPLLGKILERTEFKENSSNAKKMQMVRRMYSRIDENVDPCIREEDDEERKLSQMCFEEFTTSPYEMLVLVKQFFQDINQLLQNQETFEKDCSQVYRRTCLGPRKAESPPEQRRKEPAVREGRQEPLIYITVASVVAVLLAMGGLLFYKYKSRVLERPLEDGGCDPEEPERRALQGARGHPELETQEL, from the exons ATGCCCCGCCTCGGAGCCAAG GTGTGCCTGCTCCGCTGCACCCTGCtgtcatccctcctcctcctcctggtctgCAGCATCCATGAGACGGAGCAGAACAGCTACTGCCAACAGATCATCACGGAGAAGCACCTGGCcgagctggaggagctg gCTGACACCCAGATGCAGCACCCAGGCAGGGTTTCCTTCAAGTTCATCAATAAGATGCAGTTG AACGACTCCGTCTGCTATGTGAAAGCCGCCTTTCCTCTGCTGGGCAAGATTCTGGAGCGAACGGAGTTCAAGGAGAACTCGTCCAATGCCAAGAAGATGCAGATGGTGCGCAGGATGTACAGCCGCATCGATGAGAATGTTGACCCCTGCATCAGGGAGGAGGATGATGAGGAGAGAAAG CTCTCGCAGATGTGCTTTGAGGAGTTCACCACCTCCCCCTACGAGATGCTGGTGCTGGTGAAGCAATTCTTCCAGGACATCAACCAGCTGCTGCAGAACCAGGAGACCTTCGAGAAGGATTGCAGCCAGGTCTACCGCAGGACCTGCTTGGGACCCAGGAAGGCCGAATCCCCACCAG AGCAGCGCAGGAAGGAGCCGGCCGTCAGGGAGGGCCGCCAGGAGCCCCTGATATACATCACGGTGGCCAGCGTGGTGGCCGTCTTGCTGGCCATGGGAGGGCTGCTCTTCTACAAGTATAAATCCAGG GTCCTGGAGCGGCCGCTGGAAGATGGAGGCTGTGACCCCGAGGAGCCAGAGAGGAG GGCGCTGCAAGGAGCAAGGGGACATCCAGAGCTGGAGACTCAGGAGCTCTAA
- the CSF1 gene encoding macrophage colony-stimulating factor 1 isoform X1: MPRLGAKVCLLRCTLLSSLLLLLVCSIHETEQNSYCQQIITEKHLAELEELADTQMQHPGRVSFKFINKMQLNDSVCYVKAAFPLLGKILERTEFKENSSNAKKMQMVRRMYSRIDENVDPCIREEDDEERKLSQMCFEEFTTSPYEMLVLVKQFFQDINQLLQNQETFEKDCSQVYRRTCLGPRKAESPPGVGTDPDCNCLSPALPSATQPSLSAATHASREVAPASTQVPYSLFHATLTDLDAPSQPPSSMDGGSGTEEVLGAGVGDTASVPSPTMQQTAPADSAEALLDPAGTLGVVAVDVSILRGDGELVEAGAEMVASHPPQDLAQQQGASILLDHPSGLRTTTLAASPSTGLASSRARIRLTETSEPVMQLRFSRMAPEMRGRVPGGPGDGARVRGWGLSRLREPEDGGAGPSFDSGFVLSAEQRRKEPAVREGRQEPLIYITVASVVAVLLAMGGLLFYKYKSRVLERPLEDGGCDPEEPERRALQGARGHPELETQEL; encoded by the exons ATGCCCCGCCTCGGAGCCAAG GTGTGCCTGCTCCGCTGCACCCTGCtgtcatccctcctcctcctcctggtctgCAGCATCCATGAGACGGAGCAGAACAGCTACTGCCAACAGATCATCACGGAGAAGCACCTGGCcgagctggaggagctg gCTGACACCCAGATGCAGCACCCAGGCAGGGTTTCCTTCAAGTTCATCAATAAGATGCAGTTG AACGACTCCGTCTGCTATGTGAAAGCCGCCTTTCCTCTGCTGGGCAAGATTCTGGAGCGAACGGAGTTCAAGGAGAACTCGTCCAATGCCAAGAAGATGCAGATGGTGCGCAGGATGTACAGCCGCATCGATGAGAATGTTGACCCCTGCATCAGGGAGGAGGATGATGAGGAGAGAAAG CTCTCGCAGATGTGCTTTGAGGAGTTCACCACCTCCCCCTACGAGATGCTGGTGCTGGTGAAGCAATTCTTCCAGGACATCAACCAGCTGCTGCAGAACCAGGAGACCTTCGAGAAGGATTGCAGCCAGGTCTACCGCAGGACCTGCTTGGGACCCAGGAAGGCCGAATCCCCACCAG GTGTGGGGACAGATCCTGACTGCAAttgcctgtcccctgccctcccttctgcCACCCAGCCCTCCCTCTCCGCTGCCACCCATGCTAGCAGGGAGGTGGCACCTGCTAGCACCCAGGTCCCTTACAGCCTCTTCCATGCCACCCTCACTGACTTAGATGCCCCATCTCAGCCCCCCAGTAGCATGGACGGTGGCTCGGGGACCGAGGAGGTCCTGGGTGCCGGGGTAGGTGACACGGCGTCGGTGCCGTCCCCCACGATGCAGCAGACGGCTCCAGCTGACAGCGCCGAAGCCCTCCTTGATCCAGCCGGGACCCTTGGCGTGGTGGCGGTGGACGTCTCCATCCTGCGTGGGGACGGAGAGCTGGTGGAAGCGGGCGCTGAAATGGTGGCCAGCCACCCGCCGCAGGATTTGGCCCAGCAGCAGGGAGCCTCCATCCTCCTGGACCATCCCAGCGGGCTCAGGACCACCACGCTGGCAGCATCCCCCAGCACTGGCTTGgcaagcagcagagccaggatccGTCTCACCGAGACATCCGAGCCCGTCATGCAGCTCCGTTTCTCCAGGATGGCCCCAGAGATGCGGGGCCGAGTGCCGGGCGGCCCCGGGGACGGGGCAAGGGTGCGAGGCTGGGGGCTGAGCCGGCTGCGGGAGCCTGAGGACGGCGGGGCTGGCCCCAGCTTTGACTCTGGCTTTGTTCTGAGCGCAGAGCAGCGCAGGAAGGAGCCGGCCGTCAGGGAGGGCCGCCAGGAGCCCCTGATATACATCACGGTGGCCAGCGTGGTGGCCGTCTTGCTGGCCATGGGAGGGCTGCTCTTCTACAAGTATAAATCCAGG GTCCTGGAGCGGCCGCTGGAAGATGGAGGCTGTGACCCCGAGGAGCCAGAGAGGAG GGCGCTGCAAGGAGCAAGGGGACATCCAGAGCTGGAGACTCAGGAGCTCTAA